Genomic segment of Populus nigra chromosome 14, ddPopNigr1.1, whole genome shotgun sequence:
AATACCATAGTTATTAGACTTAATCCGTTGACCATATAAACccaggaaaattaaaaaaaaaatgaggtttTAATCTTCCACAttaaaaacataagaaataatttatgtggatatagattatacatgttataaataacaaattttaaaaagattatttcaaaagatttttttatcttatattgaaaatatattatcttttccttttaaattaaagtGTTTAAACTAAAAGGAATTTTTatcctaaatttaaaaaatataacttttttcttgtgaatataaaatacatatattaataaGCTTTCAATCCcttgttgaaaaattaaaaacttcttctagtttttatataatgaaCTTTAATAAGGGTTactaaccaataaaataaacataataggCTCGTGCGTATAAGTTTAAGCTAAGCTAGTGAAAAACTATTAATTCTTTCTTCATACTCACGAGGCAACGACTATGCTATATATACATTACCTTTTGTCTTCTCACATGCAtgccatataaaaatatatatcctcTAGCAATTTAGGGATCCTTTTAcctattaattgatttattcaatctttttagaaaagttataaccttaaaaaaatcatcacaacctaattaaaatataaactgatttattttaaaaaaaaaatgacaggtCAAACAAtgcattattattaaaaaaataaaataagaactaaaaaaaaattgaaaaaaataaagctagcTAGTCATCTTTAttgtctaaaaaaatcaaaatgtacttcataaataaatttgaacgAGCCACtcagattaattttattttgcattttagtttcctatctttcaattcaaccctcacctataaaaatattcaatttggCTCTAATTTGAGTTCAATTGCACTAAAACAACATTCAAGGaccaaatgaaatttttttcaaaaatcttacTATTACAATAAAACAGCCACGACTTTTATATTATATGCAATATTACAAACTAGCcctaataattctaaaaaaaacccgAGAGCTGACATAAGAAACAACGGTGTCGTTTCATTAACTTCCTAAAACACTCTAAAGCCTCTGTGCACAGCTAGACTCTGAGATCTCTCCAAAGAACAGGAAAAAATGGCTCTATGGAGCAGAGCTCGCACAGCTTCTTCTTCACTCTTCAACAGGGTCCTTCAACATCCCAACAAcatcaacagcagcagcaacatcaCCAATACCACTGCTTTTCTCCGCCTTTTCTCCGCCAGtactactttttttctttctttcactctCAGTTATTAAATCCCAGGTTTCagattcattttctttctttacttttttttttgtttaaaattcaattgttttttggcTTGATTGATGAGAATGAAAAGTGGGTTTTGTTATTTGTGGAGGGGGATGGGAAAAGGAGTAAACTTTGTGGTGTCAAAATGGTTGACATGTTGAGTTAAGGGCATAGAAAAAGATGAGGTTTTTGAGGTTTTGTATGCTGAGAAATTAATGAATCAAAATGGGAACTGAATTGATTTGCATCTAATTGGTGCTTTGGTAAATGCCAAAGGGGAAAATAGACAACACCCGTTCTGGTTAAGTCTTTATTAAGCTTATTGAAGAGagggatttgttttcttttctttttagtaggTAGTTTTATGAGAAGGGAAATGGATGAGGGGTTGAAAAAGAAGCAAACTTCGTGGTGTTATTATGGTGACTTAGCGAATTGAGGCATGGAAaaagatgggtttttttttaggatatttGCTGGCTGGTTTATGAGAAATGGAAGAAGGGAAATGGGAATTGAAAGAgtgtataattttattaagcTTATTGAAGAGAGGGCTTTCTTTTTAATAGGTAGCTTTTGGATTTACAAGTATCTTAGTGCCAATTATACGCCTTCTTGCTAATGTGCCGTTCAAGTTGAACTCAAAATATGTAACTAACATTATTTCAGTCAAAAGAGCAGATGGATGGAAAATTGTAAAAATTGAGATGAcgttgttaattaaaaaaacgtcTTTTTAAGAACGTATCAATCAAGGAATAAAGGGAACTGGAAAGTTTGAATCTTGTTATTGATTTTGTAGTTTTGCTTCTTTtcaaaaagaggaaaaatttAATAAGGCTGTCATGATGGATCgatatctttctttcttatgaTGTGTTATTATTAGCATaaatgagataattttttttcttacgatAGATGTAGCTGGAAATGCTAATTCACTGCGTGGGGACATGATGAAACAACTTCTGCATCTTGATATCAATTCACAAATTGGAAGTTGCATGCCCCTTGGTGCTATGCGTATTGGAACGATAATACATAACATTGAGTTGAACCCCGGTCAAGGTGGCAAGATGGTTCGTGCTGCAGGTACTAGTGCAAAGATTCTGAAAGAGCCATCACCAACCATCACTGTGGTGCAGCTGCCTTCAGGTGTTGTGAAAAAGATCGATTCAAGGTGTCGGGCTACAATTGGCATTGTTTCGAACCCCAGCCACAAGGATCAAAAGCTTAGGAAGGCTGGACAGAGCCGGTGGTTGGGTCGAAGACCAACAGTTAGAGGAGTGGCAATGAATCCAGTAGATCATCCTCATGGTGGTGGTGAGGGTCGGAGCAAAAGTAGTGGGTCCTTGGGAAGGGTGTCCCAAACACCATGGGGTAAGCCAACTAAAGGTGGGTACAAGACTGGTCCACTCAAGCGCAGAAAGTAGTTttgcagccatcttctttgTTTGGTTCGTTTATTTTGGCATGCAGCTTTGAACATTCAAATGCTGGTAGTTCTTGtgatttctcatcaagaaagtgTTTTAAGG
This window contains:
- the LOC133672377 gene encoding large ribosomal subunit protein uL2m-like, with the translated sequence MALWSRARTASSSLFNRVLQHPNNINSSSNITNTTAFLRLFSANVAGNANSLRGDMMKQLLHLDINSQIGSCMPLGAMRIGTIIHNIELNPGQGGKMVRAAGTSAKILKEPSPTITVVQLPSGVVKKIDSRCRATIGIVSNPSHKDQKLRKAGQSRWLGRRPTVRGVAMNPVDHPHGGGEGRSKSSGSLGRVSQTPWGKPTKGGYKTGPLKRRK